In Arcobacter sp. F2176, the following proteins share a genomic window:
- a CDS encoding HlyD family type I secretion periplasmic adaptor subunit, giving the protein MSKVRLLLSQVINVKDLSGNVSGWFKRLYGLEDNETKDLEFIYTSYSNANESPTKFANILFLFIISLFTIAIIWAAFAEIDELARGQGKVIPTDKIQKIQSLDGGIISEILVKEGQIVKKGTPLMKIDTTRFQATLEESKQEYLSLLAVKVRLEVESNIDINKELPTLVFPKEVMNDPSRYDILEKRLLINRFNELKSSVKVLENQAGQKEQELKEIENTIKNLSKSYNIIKEQRLTIQRLVNRGVKSKYDLLDVEKEYNKTTGDLEAALLSVKRSKLAIEEAKSRMTEKINTFKAESSKKLQETASLINKFEAKMVGDKDKVAKTILTSPVDGIVKQLYYNTIGGVVQSGVDLIEIVPESDVLVVDAKIDPKDIAFINPSQKAIVKITAYDFSIYGGLEGKIIEISADSIIDKESKEGKSYYRVLIKTNKNYLERNGIKLPIIPGMVATVDIITGKKTILDFILKPILKTKDNALHER; this is encoded by the coding sequence ATGAGTAAAGTTAGATTATTATTGTCGCAAGTAATTAACGTAAAAGACCTAAGTGGTAATGTTTCTGGGTGGTTTAAAAGACTTTATGGACTAGAAGATAATGAAACAAAAGATTTAGAATTTATATATACAAGTTATTCAAATGCAAATGAAAGTCCAACAAAGTTTGCAAATATACTTTTTTTATTTATTATATCATTATTTACTATTGCTATTATTTGGGCAGCCTTTGCAGAAATAGATGAATTGGCAAGGGGACAAGGAAAAGTAATTCCCACTGATAAAATACAAAAAATACAGTCACTTGATGGTGGTATTATTTCAGAAATTTTAGTAAAAGAGGGGCAAATTGTAAAAAAAGGTACTCCTTTGATGAAAATTGATACAACAAGATTTCAAGCAACTTTAGAAGAGAGTAAACAAGAGTATTTAAGTTTACTTGCTGTGAAAGTAAGATTAGAAGTTGAATCAAATATTGATATAAATAAAGAATTACCAACTTTAGTTTTTCCAAAAGAAGTTATGAATGATCCTTCTAGATATGATATTTTAGAAAAAAGATTGTTAATAAATAGATTTAATGAACTAAAATCGTCTGTAAAAGTATTGGAAAATCAAGCAGGACAAAAAGAGCAAGAATTAAAAGAAATAGAAAATACAATCAAAAATTTGAGCAAAAGTTATAACATAATAAAAGAACAAAGGCTTACTATTCAAAGATTAGTAAATAGAGGTGTTAAATCAAAATACGATTTACTTGATGTAGAAAAAGAGTATAACAAAACAACAGGTGATTTGGAAGCTGCCTTATTATCTGTAAAAAGATCAAAATTAGCAATTGAAGAAGCTAAAAGCAGAATGACAGAAAAAATCAATACTTTTAAGGCAGAATCTTCTAAAAAACTCCAAGAGACGGCAAGTTTAATTAATAAATTTGAAGCAAAAATGGTAGGAGATAAAGATAAAGTTGCAAAGACAATTCTTACTTCACCTGTTGATGGAATTGTGAAACAACTTTATTATAATACGATTGGAGGTGTTGTTCAATCAGGTGTTGATCTTATAGAAATTGTTCCAGAGAGTGATGTTTTAGTAGTAGATGCTAAAATTGATCCCAAAGATATTGCTTTTATTAATCCAAGTCAAAAGGCAATAGTAAAAATTACTGCTTATGATTTTTCTATTTATGGTGGACTTGAAGGTAAGATTATTGAGATATCTGCTGATAGTATTATAGATAAAGAATCAAAAGAAGGGAAAAGTTATTATAGAGTTTTAATAAAAACAAATAAAAATTATCTTGAAAGAAATGGGATAAAACTCCCTATCATACCAGGGATGGTTGCTACAGTTGATATTATTACAGGTAAAAAAACAATACTTGATTTTATTTTGAAACCTATATTGAAAACAAAAGATAATGCATTACATGAAAGATAA
- a CDS encoding WG repeat-containing protein, with translation MNKLYLAVLYLATSFLIIGCSSKENSILVIKDNKYMILQEKDKLNLNKVYEDATPFESINEKNKDSEYYSIVKQNNKYGIINDKNKFLLVAKYDYISKFYNKFFIIKENDKYGYVNKNFEVVQKPFYLGAKEFTNGVAFVQFPNNKWGCISNNMKVLLDGKYDEIFPLVNSFARTELDDKWGFINKKCEVIIEPKYDYINNFYSKFTKVVLNKKVGYINTKGNEVVKPDFEFGQRFGY, from the coding sequence ATGAATAAATTATACCTAGCAGTTTTATATCTTGCAACTTCTTTTTTAATAATTGGATGTAGTTCAAAAGAAAATTCAATTCTTGTAATAAAAGATAATAAATATATGATTTTACAAGAAAAAGATAAACTTAACCTCAATAAAGTTTACGAAGATGCTACTCCTTTTGAAAGTATTAATGAAAAGAATAAAGACAGTGAGTATTATTCTATTGTTAAACAAAATAATAAGTATGGAATAATTAATGATAAAAATAAGTTTTTATTAGTAGCAAAATATGACTACATCTCAAAATTTTACAATAAGTTTTTTATTATAAAAGAAAATGATAAATATGGCTATGTAAATAAAAACTTCGAAGTAGTGCAAAAGCCATTTTATTTAGGCGCAAAAGAGTTTACAAATGGAGTTGCTTTTGTGCAGTTCCCTAATAATAAATGGGGTTGTATTTCAAATAATATGAAAGTATTATTAGATGGGAAATATGATGAAATATTTCCTCTTGTAAATTCGTTTGCAAGAACTGAACTTGATGATAAATGGGGTTTTATAAATAAGAAATGTGAAGTTATTATTGAGCCAAAGTATGACTACATAAATAATTTTTATTCAAAATTTACAAAAGTAGTTTTAAATAAAAAAGTGGGATATATAAATACAAAAGGTAATGAAGTTGTAAAACCAGATTTTGAATTTGGACAAAGGTTTGGTTATTAA
- a CDS encoding sensor histidine kinase, with amino-acid sequence MEKKEEKFLSLSKKNKELQILIENEIEKNRQKDKLLFAQNKMAALGEMLNNISHQWRQPLMEISSLFIPIEGKLNLNMEVKQEELKESIENLNIITKYMSNTIDDFRNFFATNKKIEEFKVLEEINTAYRLTSASLKANDILLEIRVSKNPKIIGYKNEYTQVLINLLNNAKDALIDRKISNPKIIISVKEENNEVILKIEDNAGGIKVDPLENIFKPFFTYGKKNGTGVGLFMSKLIIENNMNGKLLVNNNNLGAEFKIITHNNPIK; translated from the coding sequence ATGGAGAAAAAAGAAGAAAAATTTTTATCCTTATCAAAGAAGAATAAAGAATTGCAAATTCTTATTGAAAATGAGATTGAAAAAAATCGACAAAAAGATAAGCTTCTGTTTGCTCAAAATAAAATGGCTGCTTTAGGAGAGATGTTAAATAATATTTCTCATCAATGGAGACAGCCTTTGATGGAAATATCTTCTTTATTCATTCCTATTGAAGGTAAATTAAATCTAAATATGGAAGTGAAACAAGAAGAGTTAAAAGAATCAATTGAAAATTTGAATATTATTACAAAATATATGTCAAATACAATTGATGATTTTAGGAATTTTTTTGCTACAAATAAAAAAATAGAAGAATTTAAAGTATTAGAAGAAATAAATACTGCATATAGACTCACAAGTGCAAGTTTAAAAGCCAATGATATATTACTTGAAATAAGAGTGAGTAAAAATCCTAAAATAATTGGTTATAAAAATGAATATACACAAGTTTTAATAAATCTTCTTAATAATGCAAAAGATGCATTAATAGATAGAAAGATTTCAAATCCTAAAATTATTATTAGCGTAAAAGAAGAAAATAATGAAGTTATTCTAAAAATAGAAGATAATGCAGGTGGAATAAAAGTAGATCCTCTTGAAAATATTTTTAAACCTTTTTTTACATATGGCAAAAAAAATGGAACTGGAGTTGGACTTTTTATGTCTAAGCTAATAATCGAAAATAATATGAATGGTAAACTTTTAGTTAATAATAATAATTTAGGTGCCGAATTTAAAATAATTACTCATAATAACCCAATAAAATAA